The window CGTTACCCTCAACGGTCAACCATGATAATGGACTCCATCCTGCCTCTATCTCAGCACCCATACGATAGCTGCTCTTGATGTTTGTGGTCAGATTCTCACCGATATCACTCTGCGCACCAGTCTGTACAAACTGGTTGTTATAGTCCATATAATAGAGGTTCACCCCTGCTCTCCAGTTGCGACCATTGTATTGATAGCCCATTTCGATATCCATCATACGCTCTGGCGATGGTGCAGGATAACTACCGTTGTTGGTGAAGTTATTACGTTCTGGCTCACGACTGGCGTGCGCAATAGAAGCGTATGCCTTGTGACCGCCACGATAATAGCTGATACCTGCTTTCGGATTGACGAAGTCATAACGCTCGCTGATGTCTAAGAGTTGGTTCTGATAGCCACTTCCTACCTTATAGAAACGGTCGTTCTGACCATCGGTCATATATTCTACATGACGAATCTGCAAATCCATAAACACATTCCAATAGTCTGCAAAGTTGTATTTTGCCTTGAAGAATCCGCTGTAATCATACTTATGTGCCTTAGAGTCATAATATTTATAATCATTGCCACCAGAACGATATTTCGCATCTGCCTCCTCATTCTTTATATAAGTAAGGTAGCCGAAGTGACTGCCACGGAACTGCTGCAGATTCAGTCCACCCGTTACGTCCCAGTTCTCGTCCTTGTAATTGCTGGTGTAAACAATGCCGTAGGTGTGCTGTGACAAACCTTTCAGGCGTACGAAGTCTGACTTTTTGATAAACTTACCATTGCTATCGGTGAATGCCAAGCCGAACTTAGCAAACTTTGTGTTATGCTTAAATTCGCTGTAATAGCCGTAACCGTAGGTGTAATGCAGGGTTACGTTATGACTCCAATGATTGGAAGGGTGGAAAGCAAACGATAAGAGGTTATGATTCTGATAGAAATTATCTGTCGTCTTGTTCCAGAATGAGCCGTCACGCATTGTGTAACGTGCTGTCTGGTAGTTGCCGTTTGCATCCTTTACGAAGGCTCCGTTAGCATCGGTCTGCAGGTATTCATAGAGTTGGTTGAACTTGCCCAAACCTCTGTCATACATATCTTTATAGGTCGTGATACCAGTCTTTACACCGTAGGTACCATCCATCAAACTCAAGTCATTGCTACCCGTAACGACACCGTTCCATGCTTGTCCAGTCTTCTCGAAGTTGCCGATGTTCTTATAGCTGATGCGGAAGTTATCGCCCAACCATGTTAGTCCACCATAGTAAGAACCCGAACGTCCACTCGTTCCGTTGACATATCCGTCTGTTGCGGTCTCGTGATAGGCTCCATCGAAGACAAGGTGATTGAACAACAGACCCGTAGAGAACTTCACACCTGCGTTATACGTGTTGTATGAGCCGTATGAACCACTCACCTCTACGCTTGGTTGTCGGCTTGGTGCACTCGTTGCCAACGACACCGAACCACCGAAAGCACCATCGCCATTGGTTGAAGTACCGATACCACGTTGTATCTGTACACTATTCATCAGCGATGCGTAAGAGTTCATATTTGCCCAAAACACCGTCTGATCCTCTGGCGAATTGAGTGCGACACCGTCTAAGGTGATGTTGATTCTACTGCCCGCAGCACCACGGATGCGCATTGCTGCCGTACCCGTTCCGAGTCCGTTCTCACCCCAAGCCAATACGCCCGGCGTCTGTGAGAGGAGGAAAGGCAGTTCACGTCCACTCTTTGAGAATGCCTCAAGTTCTGTCTTTTTGATATTAGAAACAGCGTATGGTGCACTCTTTGGCGCACGTACACCTGCCACGACGACCTCATCAAGATGCTGTTGTCTCAGTGTGTCCGTCACTGTTTGCGCCTTAATAGCTGCCACGCACGTCAGTGCAGCAGTAAATAGGATAATTCTTTTCATATCCCAGGTTGATGATTTAAGAAAAAAGTATAAGGGGGAATCTTCCTACGCCGGCATTATCCGTATCAGGTCAATGGGTATAATCTCAGCAAGCCCAAACAGGCAAGCACCCCTTAGTTTCCATTCTGAAAACCACTGCAAAAGTAATACTTTCTTATCAAACTGCCAAAAGTAATCTGTACAAATATCGGATACGCGTATTTATATTCCTTTCTTTCTATATAGGGAGTGATAACTCTTCTCTGATATGAGAAACTATTACACTTCTCACAACACAAGTTTTGTTTTGATTTGCTGTCACTTTTAACATTTCATCCTTTCCTTCTGTAATCCAATGAGTTAGCTTGTGCCTTTAAGTGATAGCAGTGACAGCAAAATTGAAATACGCAAAAAGGAAAGAAGATGCGAAGTAATTAAAACCATAGCTTATAGTAGTTCATAGCTGTTTTAGTTTACGAGTTAACAAGTTCACAAGTTATTTGTTGTGATAATGATTC of the Prevotella melaninogenica genome contains:
- a CDS encoding TonB-dependent receptor, which codes for MKRIILFTAALTCVAAIKAQTVTDTLRQQHLDEVVVAGVRAPKSAPYAVSNIKKTELEAFSKSGRELPFLLSQTPGVLAWGENGLGTGTAAMRIRGAAGSRINITLDGVALNSPEDQTVFWANMNSYASLMNSVQIQRGIGTSTNGDGAFGGSVSLATSAPSRQPSVEVSGSYGSYNTYNAGVKFSTGLLFNHLVFDGAYHETATDGYVNGTSGRSGSYYGGLTWLGDNFRISYKNIGNFEKTGQAWNGVVTGSNDLSLMDGTYGVKTGITTYKDMYDRGLGKFNQLYEYLQTDANGAFVKDANGNYQTARYTMRDGSFWNKTTDNFYQNHNLLSFAFHPSNHWSHNVTLHYTYGYGYYSEFKHNTKFAKFGLAFTDSNGKFIKKSDFVRLKGLSQHTYGIVYTSNYKDENWDVTGGLNLQQFRGSHFGYLTYIKNEEADAKYRSGGNDYKYYDSKAHKYDYSGFFKAKYNFADYWNVFMDLQIRHVEYMTDGQNDRFYKVGSGYQNQLLDISERYDFVNPKAGISYYRGGHKAYASIAHASREPERNNFTNNGSYPAPSPERMMDIEMGYQYNGRNWRAGVNLYYMDYNNQFVQTGAQSDIGENLTTNIKSSYRMGAEIEAGWSPLSWLTVEGNAALSRNIIKDFDEMASVDWESSFRKIHYNHSTLAFSPSAILNGMLNLHYKGFEAVWHTNFVSRQYLDNTENMTRSLPCYSQTNINLSYTLRPTKHIAGLKEAVFGVNLNNIFNRHYAASGWVYSSILDNNGHPNENRYTQIGFIPMAGFNVMGSVAVKF